From Anaerohalosphaera lusitana, one genomic window encodes:
- a CDS encoding pyridoxal phosphate-dependent aminotransferase has protein sequence MRRDIVHEGSGQLKYEIREIVAIAKQLEQLGVPITWENIGDPVIKGEPVPAWIKEIIGELAAQDTTYGYVPTQGVVETREFLAQKVNERDGCKITPDDILFFNGLGDAVARIFGYLRREARVLGPSPAYSTHSSAEAAHSGYEHLTYELDPSNGWMPDLQDLENKVKYNDSIAGLLLINPDNPTGSVYSRELLEQMIDIARRHDIFVICDEIYSHIVYNGAKTTHLSEVIGDVPGIALRGISKEYPWPGGRCGWLEAYNQDKSPMFAQYINTIIHAKMLEVCSTSLPQYSIPRVIGDPRYPDHLERRAKMFEHRAIQAHEILSKVPGINVVKPQGAFYMSVTFDEGVLNDNQHLSVENTAAREYIESLVPSLEVDKRFVYYLLAAHGICVVPLTGFCCKRKGFRVTLLECDDEKRKWTWQTIAESIHTYLNSA, from the coding sequence ATGAGACGAGACATAGTACATGAAGGCTCAGGCCAACTGAAATACGAGATCCGTGAGATCGTCGCCATCGCCAAACAGCTCGAACAGCTAGGCGTGCCGATCACATGGGAAAATATCGGAGACCCCGTCATCAAGGGCGAACCCGTCCCCGCGTGGATAAAAGAAATAATCGGCGAACTCGCTGCACAGGACACAACCTACGGCTATGTGCCCACCCAGGGCGTAGTCGAAACGCGAGAATTCCTCGCCCAAAAGGTAAACGAACGCGACGGCTGCAAGATAACCCCCGACGACATCCTCTTCTTCAACGGACTTGGCGACGCCGTCGCGCGCATATTCGGCTACCTCCGCCGCGAGGCACGCGTGCTCGGCCCCTCACCCGCATACTCGACCCACTCCTCCGCCGAAGCTGCGCACTCAGGCTACGAGCACCTCACCTACGAACTAGACCCCAGCAACGGCTGGATGCCCGACCTCCAGGACCTCGAGAACAAGGTAAAGTACAACGACTCCATCGCGGGCCTCCTGCTCATCAACCCCGACAACCCAACCGGCTCCGTCTACTCGCGCGAGCTCCTCGAACAGATGATAGACATTGCCCGCAGACACGACATCTTCGTGATCTGCGACGAAATATACTCACACATCGTCTACAACGGCGCAAAGACAACGCACCTCAGCGAGGTCATCGGCGACGTACCAGGCATCGCCCTCCGCGGCATATCCAAAGAATACCCTTGGCCCGGCGGACGCTGCGGCTGGCTCGAAGCATACAACCAGGACAAATCACCGATGTTCGCCCAGTACATAAACACCATCATCCACGCCAAGATGCTCGAAGTCTGCTCCACTTCTCTGCCTCAGTATTCCATACCGCGCGTCATCGGCGATCCGCGTTACCCGGACCACCTCGAGCGCCGTGCAAAAATGTTCGAACATCGCGCAATCCAGGCCCACGAGATCCTCTCGAAGGTGCCCGGCATCAACGTCGTAAAACCCCAGGGAGCATTCTACATGTCAGTAACCTTCGACGAAGGCGTACTCAACGACAACCAGCACCTCTCCGTCGAAAACACCGCCGCACGCGAATACATCGAATCGCTCGTCCCCTCACTCGAGGTCGACAAACGTTTCGTCTACTACCTCCTCGCCGCACACGGCATATGCGTGGTCCCCCTCACAGGCTTCTGCTGCAAGCGCAAGGGCTTCCGAGTAACCCTGCTCGAATGCGACGACGAAAAACGAAAATGGACCTGGCAAACCATCGCCGAAAGCATCCACACCTACCTCAACTCCGCATAA
- a CDS encoding putative metallopeptidase, whose product MTTVKNNRTGAERLNDLVERAQQYGLTGQFGAEQYRRIIDSGLDEYPKNVPYFETVGWHDSGKSMFIANERLRRIAQNLIDCVPEHRHLQEAKILLLVRSDDGIRRKLEGGKKAVLGKGVEAREVDFVVWISGDWLDRLGVTKERGCEAEFDGAGLLGGWEPMQRTAALIDHELLHCGAKILGEFVRRKDLEKKVERLGAAFIEVCEDIVCEATDSVLVRFYDVDGGFKFCMRKHDVEEFHGVACRHGSWNRQLGRLVDAIVHPDPQKELPLGDGGEA is encoded by the coding sequence ATGACGACGGTTAAGAATAATAGGACGGGGGCGGAAAGGCTCAACGATCTGGTCGAGCGGGCCCAGCAGTACGGTCTGACCGGTCAGTTCGGAGCCGAGCAGTACAGGAGGATCATCGACAGCGGTCTTGACGAGTACCCCAAGAATGTGCCGTACTTCGAGACGGTCGGCTGGCACGACAGCGGCAAGAGCATGTTCATCGCGAACGAGAGGCTGCGGCGGATCGCGCAGAACCTGATCGACTGCGTGCCCGAGCACCGGCACCTGCAGGAGGCAAAAATACTTTTGCTGGTACGAAGCGACGACGGCATCCGCCGAAAGCTCGAGGGCGGCAAGAAAGCGGTGCTGGGCAAGGGCGTGGAGGCACGCGAGGTGGATTTTGTCGTCTGGATATCCGGCGACTGGCTCGACCGGCTGGGCGTTACCAAAGAGCGGGGCTGTGAGGCGGAATTTGACGGGGCCGGTTTGCTGGGCGGCTGGGAGCCGATGCAGAGGACGGCGGCGCTGATCGATCACGAGCTGCTGCACTGCGGGGCAAAAATACTCGGCGAGTTCGTTAGGCGGAAGGATCTCGAGAAGAAGGTGGAAAGGCTGGGCGCAGCGTTTATCGAGGTCTGCGAGGACATCGTCTGCGAGGCGACCGACTCGGTGCTGGTGCGTTTTTACGATGTCGACGGCGGATTTAAATTTTGCATGCGAAAACATGACGTCGAGGAGTTTCACGGTGTGGCCTGCCGGCACGGGAGCTGGAACCGCCAGCTCGGCCGGCTGGTAGATGCGATCGTGCACCCGGATCCGCAAAAAGAGCTGCCGTTGGGCGATGGGGGTGAGGCGTGA
- a CDS encoding RNA polymerase sigma factor produces MDAVYESALVERACGGDERAWAVLFRGHFGPVYSFVLGLVRGRVDDAEEVTQQTFITAAKKLHRFDSERGGFRAWLFGIARNCCRKHVSKRSPVVYDSQTVEAGADRGDEFSHKRLVLETLARLPGHYRTVLEAKYFHKRSVAELAAEMDASERAIESRLTRAREKFKSVYQGLAKEEFCI; encoded by the coding sequence ATGGATGCAGTTTATGAATCGGCTTTGGTTGAGCGGGCCTGCGGGGGTGATGAGCGGGCCTGGGCGGTGTTGTTCCGCGGGCACTTTGGGCCGGTTTACAGTTTTGTGCTGGGGCTTGTCAGGGGACGGGTTGATGATGCGGAGGAGGTTACGCAGCAGACGTTTATTACGGCGGCGAAGAAGCTGCATCGGTTTGACAGTGAGCGGGGCGGGTTTCGGGCGTGGCTGTTCGGGATAGCGAGGAACTGCTGCCGCAAGCATGTGTCGAAGAGGTCGCCGGTGGTTTATGATTCGCAGACGGTTGAGGCGGGGGCGGATCGCGGGGATGAGTTTTCGCATAAGCGGCTGGTGCTCGAGACGCTGGCACGGCTGCCGGGGCATTACAGGACGGTGCTGGAGGCGAAGTATTTTCATAAGCGTTCGGTGGCGGAGCTGGCGGCGGAGATGGATGCGAGCGAGCGGGCGATAGAGAGTCGGCTGACGAGGGCGAGGGAGAAATTCAAGAGCGTTTATCAGGGACTTGCAAAGGAAGAGTTTTGTATATAG
- a CDS encoding MJ0042-type zinc finger domain-containing protein: MSMQTNCPECGAVYEVDGDLGDRPLRCSGCGHQFFVEQNERSALIIWCVIVGLLCLLGGFLGGVLTTKTTQSEMRAKLAEAEKDKTEAKEVLETADQIVNVLGDVKSQINAAQTSLGKAWIVGSHAGTLETIANIRYNCTNILAQSSTTERKTMVVANLACTLVQLKALQNNLEGFEAEYSDTWLGLAMQPLLDAVRREQAWQNNIIGFCDGSNGDIKFIQPERQEHINSLMGADFQDAFQYVLYDWEDRPFSVSAAGD, encoded by the coding sequence ATGAGCATGCAGACGAATTGTCCGGAATGTGGTGCGGTTTATGAGGTGGACGGCGATCTGGGGGATCGGCCGCTTAGGTGTAGCGGGTGCGGGCATCAGTTCTTTGTCGAGCAGAACGAGCGTTCGGCACTGATCATCTGGTGCGTGATCGTGGGGTTGCTGTGCCTGCTGGGCGGATTTTTGGGCGGTGTGCTGACCACCAAGACCACGCAGAGCGAGATGCGGGCGAAACTCGCGGAGGCTGAGAAAGACAAAACCGAGGCGAAGGAAGTATTGGAAACCGCTGATCAGATCGTGAACGTGCTTGGTGATGTGAAGAGCCAAATAAATGCCGCCCAAACAAGCCTTGGCAAAGCATGGATCGTTGGTTCTCATGCAGGAACGCTTGAGACAATTGCTAATATTCGCTATAACTGCACGAACATCTTGGCTCAATCTTCAACAACCGAACGCAAGACAATGGTGGTTGCTAATCTGGCTTGTACCTTAGTACAACTCAAGGCACTGCAAAACAACCTTGAAGGCTTTGAGGCAGAGTATTCTGACACTTGGCTGGGACTGGCAATGCAGCCTCTACTTGATGCGGTACGCCGCGAGCAGGCATGGCAGAACAACATAATTGGATTCTGCGACGGCAGCAACGGAGATATCAAGTTCATTCAACCCGAACGACAAGAGCACATCAATAGTTTAATGGGTGCAGATTTTCAAGATGCTTTCCAATATGTTTTGTATGATTGGGAAGACAGACCGTTCAGTGTGTCGGCAGCCGGTGATTAG
- a CDS encoding DUF1566 domain-containing protein: MKLFGKFAFFGVVLGFCGGVVFAGGLSSAVVDTGQDVCYDDSYELSVCPGAGDAFYGQDAQYAGDGPSYTDNGEGTVTDNVTALMWAKSSDMDGDGDIDAADKMSYADALAGADSFGLAGYSDWRLPTIKELYSLIDFRGEDPSGYNGTDASGLVPFIDTDYFDFAYGDTSAGERLIDAQFATSTLYVSTTMGGAETMFGVNFADGRIKGYPKGVMPGQTEAKTFYVLYVRGSASYGTNEFADNGDGTVSDAATGLMWAKADSGTGLDWSEALAWAAAKNAENHLGYGDWRLPNVKELQSIVDYTRSPDITGSAAIDTVFECTQITNEAGQADWPCYWSGTTHRNWTQRPGESGAYVAFGRAMGYMRGTWMDVHGAGAQRSDPKAGDPADYPTGHGPQGDAIRIYNYARLVRDMGCGDPGYDSKLAGDLTGDCYVDLEDFAELCRGWTVDYGMAELAEMAGNWLGCVGPGCGF; the protein is encoded by the coding sequence ATGAAGCTATTTGGTAAATTTGCGTTTTTTGGGGTGGTGCTTGGTTTTTGTGGTGGGGTTGTGTTTGCCGGGGGGCTGAGTTCGGCGGTGGTGGATACGGGGCAGGATGTCTGTTATGACGACAGTTATGAGTTGTCGGTGTGTCCGGGAGCGGGGGATGCGTTTTACGGGCAGGATGCTCAGTACGCAGGGGATGGGCCGAGCTATACGGACAACGGCGAAGGGACGGTGACGGACAATGTGACCGCGCTGATGTGGGCGAAGAGTTCGGATATGGATGGTGATGGGGATATCGACGCGGCGGACAAGATGAGCTATGCCGATGCGCTGGCTGGGGCGGATTCGTTCGGGCTGGCGGGTTATTCTGACTGGCGGCTGCCGACGATAAAGGAGCTTTATTCGCTGATCGATTTTCGGGGTGAAGATCCGAGCGGTTATAACGGGACGGATGCGTCTGGGCTGGTGCCTTTCATAGATACGGATTATTTCGATTTTGCGTACGGTGATACGAGTGCGGGCGAGAGGCTTATAGATGCGCAGTTCGCTACGAGTACGCTGTATGTGAGTACGACGATGGGCGGGGCGGAGACGATGTTCGGGGTGAATTTTGCGGACGGGCGGATCAAGGGGTATCCGAAGGGGGTGATGCCGGGGCAGACTGAGGCGAAGACTTTTTATGTTCTGTATGTGCGGGGTAGTGCGAGTTACGGGACCAACGAGTTTGCGGATAATGGTGACGGGACCGTTTCGGATGCTGCGACGGGGCTGATGTGGGCTAAGGCGGACAGCGGGACGGGGCTGGACTGGAGTGAGGCCCTGGCGTGGGCGGCGGCTAAGAATGCGGAGAACCACCTGGGATACGGTGACTGGCGGTTGCCGAACGTGAAGGAGCTGCAGAGTATTGTCGATTACACGCGGTCGCCGGATATCACGGGGTCGGCTGCGATCGATACGGTTTTTGAGTGCACGCAGATAACGAACGAGGCAGGGCAGGCGGATTGGCCGTGCTACTGGAGCGGTACGACGCATCGCAACTGGACGCAGAGGCCGGGGGAGTCGGGTGCATATGTGGCGTTTGGCAGGGCGATGGGATACATGCGGGGTACGTGGATGGATGTGCACGGGGCGGGTGCGCAACGGAGCGATCCGAAGGCGGGCGATCCGGCGGATTATCCGACGGGACATGGGCCGCAGGGGGACGCGATACGGATCTATAATTACGCTCGGCTGGTGCGGGATATGGGGTGCGGTGATCCGGGGTATGATTCAAAATTGGCTGGGGATCTTACGGGTGACTGCTATGTGGATCTGGAGGATTTTGCGGAACTTTGCCGGGGGTGGACGGTTGATTACGGGATGGCAGAGCTGGCGGAGATGGCGGGGAACTGGCTGGGCTGTGTGGGACCGGGGTGCGGATTTTAG
- a CDS encoding hybrid sensor histidine kinase/response regulator, with translation MTGITRKIKTQFSIIKWLGFAIVFLFIAVCATLYYIEKRSHIQAAKALGEHTTRHVALMFEEWLDDQINLLDLIGTDPRVINACKNPTDPQARNRARDFLMSIQSKFPYYENIPMAINLPPDRTIHIDVNGHNVPVSSGQGFIDTAGGVTVGKGGFEYSYIDEIVNNGKKYYISEVYPSITGGNPVAVIARGVYHETGDLIGGIALAPRMSYFTSNFVDSVKIGKTGYMFFMDDRKLLISHPDTSLILQPRSNFADSTIANRIIAGHSSFSAEYKGVKKTYITRKINLPPQMHENDWYLAFTQENTEIFASARRFLKTLIALGVGFIGLHLFAMAITHRLVTRKTVELARTNELLHSQVEYRKKTQAELDKARRSAEQANRAKSQFLANMSHEIRTPMNGVIGMAELALMDQPSPEQAAYLTQIKKSAHDLLDIINDILDFSKIEASRLELENIAFDLTETIANTINIISPKAREKGLTLTVDIDPTIEPILKGDPTRLKQILLNLLSNAVKFTNEGSVSLKVQMSGPAANTTNYIKCGFQTRTELTFTVTDTGPGIPTEKQEKLFTAFTQADSSTTRQYGGTGLGLAISAKLVKLMQGRLSVDSTPGQGTSFTFNARFTIPTEFELYKIRRNPDFDSFASTRPNLTLPAETTILIADDSILNLRITEQMLKRTGAKTTLAFNGLEAVDKFVTEKPHLILMDCQMPEMDGYTAARKIRAMEKDADQHTPIIALTASADKQARKNALDAGMDDHLAKPLLVATLYETLSKHLRTPETAAQLQQPENVKPDVSKNNAEQSTHNQPSRSDDASIPANPDSDLIDIQGLLATFNNDRSELAELFQLLFENLPADMHKLDQHLHNSDRENLKKTAHRLKGMLSALRISCSTTFYHIEKNAPDAPLDELENLCTRARDQIDRTTQYIKDQNLHTPTDNPA, from the coding sequence ATGACCGGCATAACCAGAAAAATAAAAACTCAGTTCTCGATCATAAAATGGCTAGGCTTCGCGATCGTCTTCCTGTTCATAGCCGTTTGCGCAACACTTTATTACATAGAAAAACGGTCGCATATACAGGCAGCCAAGGCCCTCGGCGAGCACACAACCCGCCATGTCGCCCTTATGTTCGAAGAATGGCTTGACGACCAGATAAACCTTCTCGATCTGATCGGAACCGACCCGCGAGTCATAAACGCCTGCAAAAACCCAACCGACCCGCAGGCAAGGAATCGGGCACGCGACTTCCTGATGAGCATCCAGTCAAAGTTCCCCTACTACGAAAACATCCCCATGGCCATCAATCTGCCCCCAGACCGGACCATACACATCGACGTCAACGGACACAACGTCCCTGTTTCCTCCGGCCAGGGATTCATCGACACCGCAGGCGGAGTCACCGTCGGAAAAGGCGGCTTCGAGTACAGCTACATCGACGAAATAGTAAACAACGGCAAAAAATATTACATCAGTGAAGTATACCCCTCCATCACCGGCGGCAACCCCGTCGCCGTGATCGCTCGAGGCGTCTACCATGAAACCGGCGACCTCATCGGAGGCATCGCCCTCGCACCCCGAATGAGCTACTTCACCTCCAACTTCGTTGATTCAGTCAAGATCGGCAAAACCGGCTACATGTTCTTCATGGACGACAGAAAGCTGCTAATCTCGCACCCAGACACTTCACTGATTCTTCAACCGCGATCAAACTTCGCCGACAGCACCATCGCCAACAGAATAATTGCGGGCCACTCCAGCTTCTCCGCAGAATACAAAGGCGTAAAGAAAACCTACATAACACGCAAAATAAACTTGCCCCCCCAAATGCACGAAAACGACTGGTACCTGGCATTCACCCAGGAAAACACCGAAATCTTCGCCTCAGCCCGCCGATTCCTCAAAACCCTCATAGCACTCGGTGTAGGCTTCATAGGTCTCCACCTCTTCGCAATGGCCATCACCCACCGCCTCGTCACACGCAAAACCGTCGAACTCGCCCGCACAAACGAACTCCTCCATTCACAGGTCGAATACCGAAAAAAGACCCAGGCCGAACTCGACAAGGCCCGCAGATCCGCAGAACAGGCAAACCGCGCAAAGTCCCAGTTCCTTGCAAACATGAGCCACGAGATACGCACCCCCATGAACGGCGTCATAGGCATGGCAGAACTCGCCCTGATGGACCAACCCTCACCCGAACAGGCAGCATACCTCACCCAGATCAAAAAATCCGCTCACGACCTGCTCGATATCATCAACGACATTCTGGACTTCTCGAAGATCGAAGCATCCCGCCTCGAACTCGAAAACATCGCCTTCGACCTCACCGAAACCATCGCCAACACCATAAACATCATCAGCCCAAAGGCCCGCGAAAAAGGCCTCACCCTCACCGTCGACATCGACCCCACCATCGAACCCATCCTCAAAGGCGACCCCACCCGCCTCAAGCAGATCCTCCTCAACCTTCTCTCCAACGCCGTAAAATTCACGAACGAAGGCTCTGTCTCGCTGAAGGTCCAAATGTCCGGCCCCGCCGCCAACACCACAAACTATATCAAGTGCGGCTTCCAAACCAGAACCGAACTGACCTTCACCGTCACCGACACCGGCCCGGGCATACCAACCGAAAAACAGGAAAAGCTCTTCACAGCATTCACACAGGCCGACTCCTCTACCACCCGACAATACGGCGGCACGGGCCTCGGCCTCGCCATCTCCGCCAAACTCGTAAAACTCATGCAGGGCAGGCTATCCGTCGACAGCACCCCAGGCCAAGGCACCTCCTTCACCTTCAACGCGCGCTTCACGATACCTACGGAATTCGAGCTCTACAAGATCCGTCGTAACCCCGACTTCGACTCCTTCGCATCCACCCGGCCGAACCTCACCCTCCCCGCCGAAACCACAATACTCATCGCCGACGACAGCATACTAAATCTCCGCATCACCGAGCAAATGCTCAAACGAACCGGCGCCAAAACAACTCTCGCCTTCAACGGACTCGAAGCCGTCGACAAATTCGTCACCGAAAAACCCCACCTCATCCTCATGGACTGCCAGATGCCCGAAATGGACGGCTACACCGCCGCTCGTAAGATCCGCGCAATGGAAAAGGACGCCGACCAGCACACACCCATCATAGCCCTCACCGCCTCCGCCGACAAACAGGCACGTAAAAACGCACTTGACGCCGGCATGGACGATCACCTCGCAAAACCCCTCCTCGTCGCCACACTCTACGAGACGCTTTCAAAGCATCTCCGCACCCCCGAAACCGCCGCACAACTGCAGCAGCCCGAAAACGTAAAACCCGACGTCAGCAAAAACAACGCAGAACAAAGTACTCACAACCAGCCGTCTCGCTCAGACGATGCCTCGATTCCCGCCAACCCGGACTCCGACCTCATCGACATCCAGGGCCTGCTCGCAACCTTCAACAATGACCGCAGCGAACTCGCCGAACTCTTCCAGCTCCTTTTCGAAAATTTACCCGCCGACATGCACAAGCTCGACCAGCACCTCCACAACTCCGACCGCGAAAACCTCAAAAAAACCGCACACCGCCTCAAAGGCATGCTCTCCGCCCTACGCATCTCATGCTCGACCACCTTCTACCACATCGAAAAAAACGCCCCCGACGCCCCCCTCGACGAACTGGAAAACCTCTGCACCCGCGCCCGCGACCAGATCGACCGCACCACCCAGTACATCAAAGATCAAAACCTCCACACACCAACAGACAATCCAGCCTAA
- a CDS encoding sulfatase codes for MNGSISSRRWFLKQVAAGVAVFPAARLIGGVGEARVSNEKQSESAGAEKASRKRPNILLAISDDHSYPHASAYGCEFVNTPSFDEVARVGVLMKNAFCPAPQCSPSRASLLTGRNIWQNEEAGTHGSYFPKNWPVYTELLEQAGYHVGYTGKPWGPGDWRTKGWDKNPVGRGYNKAKLKERPTRGISYLDYAENFNLFLGDRDPDQPFCFWYGGFEPHRFYEYGSGEGERDDVDVPGYLPDNETVRTDLLDYAREIEHFDDHLGRIIEKLKEIGEWENTLVVVTGDNGMPFPRAKANVYAAGIHVPMAVCWAGEVPARSEMMTDFVSFIDLAPTFLEAAGQAVPDTMSGRSFLAELRSGKAGRVDASRGFAVAGRERHTHARADNVGYPARSIQTDEYLYIRNFKPERWPMGNPRDPYDQWAADIDGGPSKKVVLEDPESKFYELAVAKRPAEELYDLSKDPDCVDNIADDPKYANVKSELWERLKGILAEQEDPRVMGNGDVFDSYPRMRGTMRKYPGFKKREYNPEFMK; via the coding sequence ATGAACGGTTCGATCAGCTCCAGGCGGTGGTTTCTTAAGCAGGTTGCTGCCGGTGTCGCTGTGTTTCCAGCGGCTCGGTTGATAGGCGGTGTTGGTGAGGCTCGGGTGTCAAATGAAAAACAGTCCGAATCCGCTGGTGCGGAGAAAGCATCTCGCAAGCGTCCTAACATACTGCTGGCGATCTCGGATGATCATTCGTATCCGCATGCCAGTGCGTACGGCTGTGAATTTGTCAACACGCCGTCATTTGATGAGGTTGCAAGGGTCGGGGTGCTCATGAAGAATGCGTTTTGTCCCGCGCCTCAGTGCAGTCCTTCGCGGGCGAGTCTTCTGACGGGTCGGAACATATGGCAGAACGAGGAAGCGGGTACGCACGGCAGTTATTTTCCGAAGAATTGGCCCGTGTATACGGAGCTGCTGGAGCAGGCGGGTTATCATGTCGGATACACGGGCAAGCCGTGGGGGCCGGGCGACTGGCGGACGAAAGGCTGGGATAAGAATCCTGTCGGCAGGGGGTATAACAAGGCCAAACTGAAGGAGCGACCCACCAGAGGCATCAGTTACCTTGATTATGCTGAGAATTTCAATCTGTTCCTGGGGGACCGTGACCCTGATCAGCCGTTCTGTTTCTGGTACGGCGGGTTTGAGCCGCATCGGTTTTATGAATACGGCAGCGGCGAGGGAGAACGTGACGATGTAGATGTACCCGGGTATCTGCCGGACAATGAAACCGTGCGTACGGACCTGCTGGACTATGCCCGTGAGATAGAGCATTTCGATGATCACCTGGGCAGGATCATCGAAAAGCTCAAGGAGATCGGCGAGTGGGAGAATACGCTGGTGGTGGTGACGGGTGACAACGGCATGCCGTTCCCGCGTGCCAAGGCCAACGTCTATGCGGCGGGGATACATGTGCCAATGGCTGTGTGCTGGGCGGGGGAGGTGCCCGCGCGGAGTGAGATGATGACGGATTTCGTTAGTTTTATCGATCTTGCGCCGACGTTTCTGGAGGCAGCGGGCCAGGCGGTTCCTGATACGATGTCTGGCAGGAGCTTTCTGGCGGAGCTGAGATCGGGCAAGGCCGGCAGGGTTGATGCATCGAGGGGTTTTGCGGTTGCGGGGAGGGAAAGACATACGCATGCCAGGGCGGACAATGTCGGCTACCCTGCGCGTTCGATCCAGACGGACGAGTATCTGTATATACGCAATTTCAAGCCGGAGCGGTGGCCGATGGGGAATCCGCGCGATCCTTACGATCAGTGGGCGGCGGATATCGACGGCGGTCCTTCGAAGAAGGTAGTGCTGGAGGACCCGGAGAGCAAGTTTTATGAGCTGGCGGTTGCGAAACGGCCCGCAGAAGAGCTGTACGATCTTAGCAAGGATCCGGATTGTGTTGACAACATCGCGGATGATCCGAAATATGCGAATGTGAAGTCGGAGCTGTGGGAAAGGCTCAAGGGCATTCTGGCCGAGCAGGAGGATCCGCGGGTGATGGGTAATGGGGATGTCTTTGACAGCTATCCGCGCATGAGGGGAACAATGCGGAAGTATCCGGGCTTTAAGAAGAGGGAGTATAATCCTGAGTTTATGAAGTAG